The Gopherus flavomarginatus isolate rGopFla2 chromosome 4, rGopFla2.mat.asm, whole genome shotgun sequence genomic interval TATTTTGGTATATATTTATGTTCTTAAATTGTACCATGGACTGTGACGTGACTTCAACCCCTTCTGAAGTTAATTGGGTATGATCATTCTGCTTTCCAAACTATCTGATCTCCCCTATGACAAAATTCCAAATATATTGATAGCTAAAATTAGGAATGATTATTTTAAACATAGCATGACAAGCGTTATAAATCCTGGCTTCTGAAATTATCACTATTGTCTAAACAAGGTCCATAATGGTGCAGTTAGTTAGCACTACCACATAAATTAGGCGGCCATCAACGTAGGTGAGTTTCATAGCCAGATGATGTAGAGTCACATGTCCACTGTCTTTTGACTAAATAAGTTACTTAAAAATCaagatcttaaaaataaatttttctgTATTTATCTTCTCTCTGGCTTGGGATCCTCTACCATCACACGGAGAGAGCTATAGGTGTCGCACAAGTgatggaagggaggggggataCGTCAGGTTTCACTGACAAACATGGAAGAGCTGTTTAATACTTCAAGTGTTTcaacaaaaactgaaaatgagCAGTGAGTTTTGGGCTGTGTTATGGTTTTGCAAAACCTGCCTTTTTTTCAAAAGAAGTGTCTTGCGGGGGCTCCAAGGTTTGATCAGCTGTTCAAATGCAGTTCAGGAAAAGCATAGTGGTGTTCTCTGTATTTTCAGTAGAAATGTATTGAAAGAGCTGTTATGACGGCAACGAGGGATGACTAAGGACAATGTCTGGGCTGGGGAAATAGCATGGACTGCGTGTGAGCTTGCAATTAAACTATGTAGGGAAAACCATGTGCACAGTATTTAAGCACTGGCAATATgttatatttaaaatttattcTCCTAGCAACTTTCAAAGATAtggtattaattttaaaatatgaactTTTAAAAACTCCATTTAATAATTTCATTAAGAAGCAAAGAATGCAGTGGTGGTAGCTAATTGCTTAATTGTACAGATAAAAACTGAATAGATTTCACATTTGATGACAAATGACCTTGTTTTCTTAGCTGACTTGCATTATATCTTATGTATTTGAGATTTGTAAGGTTAAAGAAATAATTAGTGCAAGAATGCTAAAATATTATGGCTGCTCTGTATATTGAATGTGTATTCACCTCAAGGTTAGCTTCATACAAGAATAGCttgggaaaaagaacaggagtacaatACAAAGTTTTTCCATTTTTGACCTACAATCCATTGTAGGTCAAAAATTGAAAAACTTTGAATTGTAGGTCAAAAATGGAAAAACTTTGTattgtactcctgttctttttcccaaGCTATTCTGTTCTTTCTGTCTTTGCTTAGTGTCAGGTAATAATGTAAGGGTGTCATTCAGTTTTGCTATCTTTATGGTAAACATTTTACCTTTAGTTGCTAATGTAAAAGTGTAAAGTTGTTTAGTTTTCAAAAAGAATATTTTACAGTGCTTTGTTTGTCCCTGAGTAACTACTTTGATCTACCCACTACAGCTCTTATCATTCCTGTTTCCTGCCTTGAAGGGGAGCTATAGGTGGGAAAACTAAAATTTAAGTCACCCTAAAGATGTTAAAATATCAGGAGTTCAGCTAGGAGAACAGCCACTCCCATCCACCTGCCTTCTTCCAGTGTTGTCCTCCCCAGACGATCCACTGTTCACTTACACCAACTATTCAGTACACTCCGTTATTCCTTTGCTCCACACCTTTGTTATTCCCTCACTGTCCTTTATCCCCAGTTGCATCTCTGATCCTATTCAGTTTGTGCTCAGTCTTGATGATACACTAGTCAAAGCTAGATGCAGCTAACTTGTGGTTGTAGTGAGCATGTTACTTGGGAGGGCGGGGGGACCTTGCATAGGTACATTTGGGAAGGAGGTCAAGAGAGCAAGCTGTTAATGACAGAAAGCTATAGGGGAGGATGCAAATGAGAAAGTAATAAGCTGGTATTTTCTCCCAACTGAACTTCTGACTGCTCATCTTCAGAGTGACTTACCTTTATTTGCCTGTAATCTCTCTTCTTTTAAGTAGTTTTTTAACTTTCATTACCTTGGTCAATTGTAGCTCCCCTCAAACACAGGAAACAGGAACCGCTGATGGCAGCGGAAGCAGCATGTGAACGAGAGTGGCTTCTTAGGAAAAAAGCGAGGTAAAATATTCCTCTTTTaactaaatgtttaaaaaaagaaagttacaACCTTGAAAATTGGCATTGCAAGTTACAGGGAAAGCATTTTTCAAACAGATTCTGCAACTCTTCAAAATGTCCAGGTAACCTTACCAGCCCATGCACATCTATTTACCTGTAGACTATCATAATTGATAAAAACATGAATATTTTACTAGCCTATCGAACAATTTACACACACCAGGCAAGGAGAAATGTGAAAGGTTGTATCATATGTAGTAACCGCTCACCCTTTCAGATAACACACTGACACACTATTTAATTAGAACGATGTAAAGAAACTAGACAGTTATGAATTTCAGTAGATGACTTGAGGACGGTGCCCAGAAGAGGTTTTTTGACCATTCAGAGGACCCATCATCAACTCATTGGTCTACTGACTCTTTCGTTCCTGCCCTCTTTGGAATATACCGAGTTTGTTACCCACGGGAATTATACCTAGCAGAGAACAGGAAACAGGATTATAGCAGCAGTTGGGAAGAGTTAAATAGATTCCTATTATTTAGTACAACAGGTGACATATTTAAGAAGTTGTCATATGCAAAGCAGTAAATAGCATTGGCTAATTTAAATAACAGTTAAAACTGAGATGTTAAACACAATAGCCACATATTATCCCAACGTAATGAAATCTGATTATGGTTCAACAAACCATAACAGACCATCCCTAAAATAAATGATCTCTTTCCTTTTTATGACCTCCTACACATTGGTATTATGTAATtaggtgctttacagacaaaTGAGACATCATTTCTGCTTCAGAGATCTTACAGTGTACGGACGTTTATGGCTAATTTATGACTTGagggatgttttttttttaaacatcgaCTGTTTAGGAATTGTGCGTGTGCAAAAGGAAAAGGAGATGTATACTATCCGAATCAATAACTTTCATTGGCGTTGTGTATTAATTAGCTGGAATAGAATTATCATACTCTTGTGACTAGAGTGAAAAAATAACTTGGCTCACGCAGTTCTTGTTACAGTAATCCTTAAATTCAAATAAAATGGTTCTGAACCATTTTGATATTCCTCTTGTATTTtaataacacatttatttttatctaGTTTGTTTATTGATCTGGATCTTTTGGCTAGACACTGCCACATACTGATTTCTTTAGCTAATTGAATCATTTGTTTTTCCGCCAACAGAGTCAAACAGAGAAACTGGCTAAAGTCTACCAACCCAAACGTGCCCTCTTAACTACCAAGTGCACTATTTCCATTGCTCACCTCCTGGCAGCTCGGCAAGATTTGTCAAAGATTATGAGGACGAGCAGTGGGTCTATCAGACAAAAGACTGTGTGTGCCGTTAATAAGGTGTGTCTTCAGTGACTGCTCCGAGAtggcaaatgtaactttgtaccAAGCTATGAACATTGTCATTtcgtttaaaatttttaaaaaagatttttgtcCCAATGAGAGAGTCAGTGTTTTAAACTCAATAATATTCTGTATTTTTCGTCAAAGTAAATGTAAACTTGAAAATATATGATGAGAAATTTATCTTCTTACTGCTGATCCCTATGCACCAAAGCAAAGTGCGTAGTGTATTTTAAATTAGTTTGTAATTTTAGGAATTGTAACTTCTAAtatttagggtcagattctgacaCACACACTGAATAATATCATACTCCACAAGCACCCCCTTTGCTTTCAGTGGGACTCATCCTGATGTGTGATCCTATTCTGTGTGAGTAAAGGGTTCATAATATCTCCCTTAAACTCAATGTTACAGTTGCACTTGATAGTCAACCCTCACAGGGAGTGAGAaagccatgaggaagctacttgtATATTTGTGGTGTTATCATTTCACTATCAGGGTTGCAGGTGTTGATATTGCTCTGACGTCATTAACATCCCATCTAGAATAAAGTGAATGCAATCATTTAATTGTATAGATTTTAATTAGACGGGGTATAAATCTGTTTGCAAAATCAGTGTTTTGCTATTTAGATTCTCATATGAGTTCTGATTAGATTAAATTTATATAGTCAAGGTGCATATTGTTTTAAGAGCAAGTGTTGCTGTGGAAAGAATATTGCATACATTAAGGAATTACACATGCTCCTCcaaatcctttttttccccctgagaaTTCAGGCTAATCAGACTGACTTGTACCCTGAACTTTAGTCTTATTAACATTACATTATAGTGGATCAGTTCTTCGAAAGTTAACATGGAATGTCACCCATGAAGAACTAAAGAAAGTTTGTGTTTCAGTAGCACTCAGTGACTGCAGTCAGGATTGGGTTTTGTTGTACTGAACTTGTACaaacagtccctaccccaaaaaaCTTATATCTTGTGCCTATTTAGACAACAGCAAGGAGGTGTAGAAGCCAAAAGGAAAGAAGTGGGCAGACAAGGATGATAGTAATAGGAACAAGGTTGCATATACTATTCACTAGGAACATAAGATTTGCCATACTGGATTAGACTGGTGATTGCATGATATTAGAACTCCTTAAATAATCTTTTTCTTACCTTTACAGGTATTAATGGGCAGAGTACCTGACAGAGGGGGCAGACCAAATGAAATCGAGCCTCCACCTCCTGAGATGCCACCATGGCAGAAAAGACAAGATGGTCCTCCACAGCAAAgtggaggcagaggaggaagaggtggctATGAATCATCATATGGAGGAAGAGGTGGTTATGAACAAGGGGGTCATGACAGAGGAGGGCGAGGAGGTTATGATTCGTCATATGGAGGACGAGGAGGTCATGAACAAGGGGGTCATGAACGAGGAGGTCGAGGAGGAGGACGGGGTGGTTATGACCATGGAAAcagagggggaggaagaggaaacaaGCACCAAGGAGGCTGGACAGATGGCGGAGGAGGCGGCTATCAGGACAGCAATTACAGAGATAGCAACTACAGAGATGCAGGTTTTCAAACAGGTGGTTACCATGGTGGCGGTGGTGGCTACCAAGGAGGTGGCTATGGAGGCTATCAGTCTTCTTCATACACAGGAAGTGGATACCAGGGTggtggcggcggcagcagcagcggtTACCAGCAAGACAACAGATACCAAGACGGTGGGCACCATGGTGATCGAGGTGGTGGGCgtggaggagggagaggtggCCGTGGAGGCCGCGGTGGCCGTGGAGGCTGGGGAGGCAGAGGTGGACAGAACTTTAATCAAGGTGGGCAGTTTGAGCAGCACTTCCAGCATGGAGGCTATCAGTATAATCAGTCTGGATTTGGACAAGGAAGACACTTTACTAGCTGAGGCTACTAAATCTTACACTTCAGCAGAGCTCAAGTAATAGAAACTTAGTTTCAGAGGCCTGATCTAATGCTTCTTGAATTAGTACAAGACCATATGTGGCAGGCCAAGATCCTGTCTGGGTGAGAGGTCTTGATTGGTTCCCATACAactctgattttgtttttgttgtttgacTGAAATAAATACATTGCCACTCTTCACTGGGATTAACCAAACCTTAAACCAATAGCTTAGCTTTTTAGATGGAATCCCTTTGATCAAATCATTTCGTTCTGAAGTTATTACCCTCCTGTGTTTGCCTTCCATTCTGGGGGTATATATACTGACGCTAGCAATGCTTTTCTGGTCAGACTTGTAATACACACACAGCATTGAAAATTTATTAAATTATCTTTTACATGTTCtgcatttctctttttaaatattctttagGTGTATATGTTCCAAACGCAGTTTTGAGTATTGCTTTTGATTTACTGCCCTGTTACCTTAATCAAGAAAAGGTTTCTCACTCATGCTCTCACATACCTGCTTTCAAACTGCTTTCTAACTCATAGGTCTGTTGTATCTATTATATGAGCTCTACTGCAGATACCACATTCAGTAGCGTTATCTTCCACTAATTGAAAATTGTATCTCCTGCTCAATTCTGGAGATCTCACCTGCAGCCAGAAtctgcaaagatcattttgaaACCAAGCTAAGTTGTGAACCGATAGTGTATGTAGGACTGTAGTTAAGTATAGCAATTCAAACTGACCTGCATCCATCCAAAACAAGTTGCTCCTCTTACAAACCTAATTTTTACTTGAAATCAGTTAGAAGGAACAGCAAACTGAAATCTGTTTTATGCATGAATTAATACCACTGGCTCAGCAAATTCCGGGCAATTTGTTTTggaggttgcttttttttttttttttttttttttttttttaattttattttttgaagaaaTGCACTACGGCCTGGAAAGACTAATTCCTGCCTGGAGGAAGCCCTTTTACTATTGCTGCAGAAAATGAAGCCTGGCTGAGTTTGATGTCttgacatttttttcctttactgaAAGCCACATAATGCTTCTTGCTGGGATTTTGTGTACATAAACATTGTCAAGCTGTGAAAGAAAATGGCTGAAGGTGTGCTGTTGTATAAAAGGTGAGCAATAAAAGTATCTGTATGTTCTCCagtttgtttggttttctttaaATCATAGTAAGGTCTAAAAGAAGTGTTTAGTAGCAGGACATTTATAGAGTTCCTGGCCAGGTATTTTAAGCATGAGATGAGATGAATTCTGCATCTCTTGACATTTTCAAACCAAGACTGacaggatgcctttctggaagtcaTGATTTAGTCAGACACAAGTTATTTGACTTAATATGGGGGTAACTGGCTGAAATTCtgtagcaggggttggcaatctatggcacacgtgccagaCAGAGCATGCAAGCCGATTTTgagtggcacgctgctgcctgccgcagtcccagcccccc includes:
- the FAM98A gene encoding protein FAM98A → MEFELMESDILESLEDLGYKGPLLEDGALTQAVSGGASSPEFTKLCAWLVSELRLYCKLEENVQATNSPNEAEEFQLEVSGLLGEMNCPYASLTSGDVTKRLLNQKNCLLLLTYLISELEAARMLCVNTPPKKAQEGSGSEVFQELKGICIALGMSKPPANITMFQFFSGIEKKLKETLAKVPPGHVGKPLLKKPLGPAHWEKIEAINQAIANEYEVRRKLLVKRLDVTVQSFGWSDRAKSQTEKLAKVYQPKRALLTTKCTISIAHLLAARQDLSKIMRTSSGSIRQKTVCAVNKVLMGRVPDRGGRPNEIEPPPPEMPPWQKRQDGPPQQSGGRGGRGGYESSYGGRGGYEQGGHDRGGRGGYDSSYGGRGGHEQGGHERGGRGGGRGGYDHGNRGGGRGNKHQGGWTDGGGGGYQDSNYRDSNYRDAGFQTGGYHGGGGGYQGGGYGGYQSSSYTGSGYQGGGGGSSSGYQQDNRYQDGGHHGDRGGGRGGGRGGRGGRGGRGGWGGRGGQNFNQGGQFEQHFQHGGYQYNQSGFGQGRHFTS